The sequence GAGTTAATAAATACTCCCATGTTATTGCATTTTGGTGCTACGCTGGGAATATCTTGAAAGTAACACTTTTGGGTCACTTTAATTTTGAGTCACAAACttttaatattaagtttttttgatTAGACACAATAgaaattagcaaaaaagaaagagTGTTTTGCTGATATTTCGTCACACTTTTAATAATGCATGGATTTTTGTCGATTAAAACGCAATTTTTTCAACCGCTTGTGCCAGTGCCGGAAGTGCCAGGTTCGATCATCTCTTGTTTGATGGGTTCGGCTGGTATTAATGATGGCGGAATGTTCAGAGTCTGCAGttaataaataagtattttataaaaaaaaacggaaaatgtAAAGCAATTTAAAACCAGCTACCTTTCCCGGGCAAGCTGCCTCATACTGATGTTTGAGGCTTTCCATTTCATAGACACACGTCGACAAAGCAGTGCGCAATTCGCACAGCAGAACCATATCTGAGCGCAGTTCATTGAATGAATTGCATATATCTTCGGTGGGTGGCGGAGAGGGatctaaatagaaaataaaatatagaaaaaaaatgtttttcatattgcacataaaaaaacaaaattctaattACTTACCAACTTTAAATTCTTGTATGGcttgttccaatgcttttaCTTTACGCTGCCCGATATTTGCTGGAAGCTTCATTTTTTGCGAGCGCAATGAAACACCTGAGCCGCGCAGATCTGAGAATTTTATGCCACTACCACCTACCTCAATAGCATTCACAACGGAATCAACTTTCGAGGGACGCGGCTGATGGTGCAGCTTTTTCTTAACAAGTTTCTTCTCATATTTGCGTGCACTTTGTACGTTGGTGCCGGCATCGCTTTGCTGGGAAAAGAAGATACATTTATGTGACTACAAAATACACGCACAATCCCGAAGGTATGCCTACTTGATCCGCTTGTGAGATGAGCTTTTGTAGATCTTGCGTTTTGCGCTCACGTTCCTTCTTACGCACTTCGATCTTCTTTAGTTCGTTCAGCAACATTTGTTCCTCCTCGACTTGTTGTGTTGTACgttcaaataactttttcagtTGATCCTTACGTTTACGTTCATGTTCTGCATCAAATGCATATGGTTTTTTGTCAGAAGTTTGCCCTTTAGTTTTGCTCAATAGACCGACCACTTCATAGTAACGCTCTTTGAGATCTTCCACAGACTTGACGCCATGTTGCGCACGATCCCAACGATCCGCCATAACGATGAAACGCAGAtcgaaactgaaaaaaaaaatgtgtctaattttaaaaaagaaaaagtcactATTTCCACAATTACCGTTTGGCCAAATCAAATAGGTGATCTGTTTGCGCTTTATTCCATTTTTGTACATTCGTGCGCAGATGTGTGTTGTACTCAGTCATGGTATAACTGGGTATTTGCAGATGTTTATTGAACTTGGCAAAAGGATATTCTTTCTGGTCATCAGTGGTGCGTCGCCAATGGTGGAACACGGCACCATCTGTGCGCGCTGGATTATTAAAAGGCGCCCATTCCCATTTACGcacctttttcatacccaaacGCGCTTTTGCTTGTTTATAACCAGCACCAATGCCAAGAGCTGAACAAATATACGCATTAAGTTAAGAAAGTTGCAGAAATAAATCGATAGTTAATCACCTGTGTCCGTGGGCAGCAACGGGGGTGCATCCTTATTGTCGTTGTAGAGCAAAGCGAAAACTTCGCGATGCATACCTTCCGGCCGTTTTGACACGCCTTTGGCCCTGAAGAGGA is a genomic window of Anastrepha ludens isolate Willacy chromosome 6, idAnaLude1.1, whole genome shotgun sequence containing:
- the LOC128866024 gene encoding DNA methyltransferase 1-associated protein 1 → MADVRDILDMERANTPEVTRESFLAQKRRNFEKAKGVSKRPEGMHREVFALLYNDNKDAPPLLPTDTALGIGAGYKQAKARLGMKKVRKWEWAPFNNPARTDGAVFHHWRRTTDDQKEYPFAKFNKHLQIPSYTMTEYNTHLRTNVQKWNKAQTDHLFDLAKRFDLRFIVMADRWDRAQHGVKSVEDLKERYYEVVGLLSKTKGQTSDKKPYAFDAEHERKRKDQLKKLFERTTQQVEEEQMLLNELKKIEVRKKERERKTQDLQKLISQADQQSDAGTNVQSARKYEKKLVKKKLHHQPRPSKVDSVVNAIEVGGSGIKFSDLRGSGVSLRSQKMKLPANIGQRKVKALEQAIQEFKVDPSPPPTEDICNSFNELRSDMVLLCELRTALSTCVYEMESLKHQYEAACPGKTLNIPPSLIPAEPIKQEMIEPGTSGTGTSG